From Eptesicus fuscus isolate TK198812 chromosome 22, DD_ASM_mEF_20220401, whole genome shotgun sequence, a single genomic window includes:
- the PSMB4 gene encoding proteasome subunit beta type-4, translated as MEAFWESRAGLWAGGPAPGQFYRIPPTPGSLDPASALHGGPITRTQNPMVTGTSVLGVKFDGGVVIAADMLGSYGSLARFRNISRIMRVNDSTMLGASGDYADFQYVKQVLGQMVIDEELLGDGHSYSPRAIHSWLTRAMYSRRSKMNPLWNTMVIGGYSDGESFLGYVDMLGVAYEAPSLATGYGAYLAQPLLREVLEKQPVLSQTEARELVERCMRVLYYRDARSYNRFQIATVTEKGVEIEGPLSAETNWDIAHMISGFE; from the exons ATGGAAGCGTTCTGGGAGTCGCGGGCCGGACTTTGGGCCGGGGGTCCGGCCCCCGGGCAGTTTTATCGCATCCCGCCAACTCCCGGCTCCTTGGACCCGGCGTCCGCGCTCCACGGCGGTCCGATCACGCGCACCCA GAACCCCATGGTGACCGGGACCTCGGTCCTGGGCGTGAAATTTGACGGCGGAGTGGTGATTGCAGCAGACATGCTGGGTTCCTACGGCTCCTTGGCCCGTTTCCGCAACATCTCTCGCATTATGCGAGTCAATGACAGCACCATGCTGGGTGCTTCCGGAGACTATGCTGATTTCCAGTATGTGAAGCAAGTTCTCGGCCAGATGGT gatTGATGAGGAGTTGTTGGGAGACGGGCACAGCTATAGCCCCAGAGCTATTCACTCGTGGCTGACCAGGGCCATGTACAGCCGCCGCTCCAAGATGAACCCCCTGTGGAACACCATGGTCATTGGAGGCTATTCCGATGGAGAGAG CTTCCTCGGTTACGTGGACATGCTTGGCGTAGCCTACGAAGCCCCTTCACTGGCCACTGGTTATGGTGCATACTTGGCTCAG CCTCTGCTTCGAGAAGTTCTGGAGAAGCAGCCAGTGCTGAGCCAGACTGAGGCCCGAGAGCTAGTGGAACGCTGCATGCGAGTGCTGTACTACCGGGATGCCCGTTCTTACAACCGG TTTCAAATCGCCACGGTAACCGAAAAAGGTGTTGAAATAGAGGGACCACTTTCGGCAGAAACCAACTGGGATATTGCCCACATGATCAG TGGCTTTGAATGA